A window of the Hordeum vulgare subsp. vulgare chromosome 5H, MorexV3_pseudomolecules_assembly, whole genome shotgun sequence genome harbors these coding sequences:
- the LOC123395926 gene encoding uncharacterized protein LOC123395926, translating into MDSPTHIPAAAGSDSPPLLETCDKENTYQDRNIVSDCPMLHREGAVSTKRKKKPGGFNLRKSIAWNPAFFTEEGVLDNMELSVLSGSQMKANRSPGSGVGGITSPLCRFGRSGSSFVPKEVAENSHGKLLVKYRSAENKGRKLFSPAKTNEWHEQREFPGSQDKKSARSIQNSIPRSPAGYPQKKVLNSNATGQMSRTPKKSFQPSIPMVPRSTSSTANISKSNRKLPPVKVEHSSRVEALQLESKIKPAPLIKSSGSTTEKDMAPLVTATHEEGNSSRNCSSVSRYSQNNPSSFVGVPAPTFAKPSALRMPSPSIGFFSQRKALVSHDDATQGNTSSLVKPPRYKQPEHLKNRLYQASVLNGDTAQANAKICFTRNTSSLVKPPRYKQPEDSKSRHSLTPQLPTNCPAASKPLVHPVTNQSTLDTLVSSLPVLEHANVCSGKESLSKGAITCSAYSRNANNQPTRKVDCSPAGSGDTTPPLSSEKKGASRNGVLNAYSVASHVEEMGIINRTGPDKDSYSLRAICSSTNEHGEDSCSHEAIGSSMNPIAAIRLSSSSISSQVCSLNDLSCQSKSDSCACLAIDLKNSLAGGKMVAVSLSKDNSCTPGSDFLREFDSCNQQNAECSTLKKSVESTTSADQVPQCGNPLDTEPALSDSTTDLHGSLCSEAEPNSAEEPNTDGGAEFGSGSPPIGNELQQLIECDHDHDYRSTESSPIQVAAHVPCADFSDSKEVCKTETHGSLAMERRPALLDEPNTEDDMELDSDSPLVGKEELLVECESDHDNRSTECSPMEPAVPAPCIDFSDLEEVTLDCKTETHDSLAVERRSALLEEPNAEDDMDLDTNDLSALEDASRIGKNKAVHKPGTNTILKDHLKQLVPFSEEWLAAMEACGEEVLEQKSGAVQNSPTDKTTPEPSPWSPVKRKAQDVGPFDCTKYSKNVRTSDTP; encoded by the exons ATGGACTCTCCGACGCacatccccgccgccgccggatCCG ATTCTCCTCCACTACTTGAAACTTGTGACAAAGAGAATACCTATCAAGACCGCAACATTGTCTCCGATTGCCCGATGCTGCACAGGGAGGGTGCTGTCTCTACTAAAAGGAAAAAGAAGCCTGGGGGCTTCAACCTCAGGAAGAGCATAGCATGGAACCCTGCTTTCTTCACCGAAGAAG GTGTTTTAGATAACATGGAGCTTTCTGTGCTCAGTGGCTCGCAAATGAAGGCAAACAGGAGCCCTGGCTCAGGGGTTGGTGGTATCACTTCCCCATTGTGTAGGTTTGGGAGATCTGGCAGTTCATTCGTACCGAAGGAAGTCGCGGAGAACTCTCATGGAAAATTGCTTGTAAAGTACCGAAGCGCCGAGAACAAGGGGAGGAAATTGTTTTCTCCTGCAAAAACTAATGAGTGGCATGAACAGAGAGAATTTCCG GGAAGTCAGGATAAGAAATCAGCACGAAGCATTCAAAATTCAATACCACGGTCACCAGCAGGATATCC ACAGAAGAAGGTTCTCAACTCGAATGCTACAGGTCAAATGTCAAGAACACCAAAAAAGTCATTTCAACCTTCTATTCCTATGGTCCCTAGAAGTACCTCATCCACGGCAAATATTTCCAAATCAAACAGAAAGCTACCTCCAG TTAAGGTCGAGCACTCAAGTAGAGTCGAGGCACTCCAGCTTGAATCAAAGATTAAGCCTGCACCTTTGATTAAATCCTCTGGATCTACCACGGAGAAGGATATG GCGCCTCTTGTTACAGCTACCCATGAAGAAGGGAATAGTTCTAGAAACTGTTCAAGTGTTTCAAGATATTCACAAAATaatccttccagttttgttggtgTCCCTGCACCAACTTTTGCTAAGCCATCAGCACTTCGCATGCCTTCACCTTCAATTGGTTTTTTCTCTCAG AGAAAAGCTCTTGTGTCACATGACGATGCTACTCAAGGAAATACATCATCACTTGTAAAGCCTCCTAGATATAAGCAGCCTGAGCACCTAAAAAACAGACTCTATCAGGCTTCTGTGCTGAATGGTGATACCGCACAAGCAAATGCGAAGATCTGCTTTACTAGGAATACTTCATCACTTGTAAAGCCTCCTAGATATAAGCAGCCTGAGGATTCAAAAAGCAGACACAGTCTAACACCGCAGCTGCCAACCAATTGCCCTGCGGCTTCAAAGCCTCTTGTGCATCCTGTAACCAATCAGAGCACTCTTGACACTTTGGTCTCTTCATTACCTGTTCTAGAGCATGCTAATGTGTGTTCTGGGAAAGAATCCTTGTCAAAAGGTGCAATAACATGCTCAGCATATTCAAGAAATGCAAATAATCAACCAACACGGAAGGTTGATTGCTCGCCTGCTGGAAGTGGAGATACCACACCGCCATTGAGTTCAGAAAAGAAAGGCGCTTCCAGAAATGGTGTGCTAAATGCATATAGCGTTGCATCACATGTAGAAGAAATGGGCATTATCAACAGAACTGGACCTGATAAGGATTCCTACTCTCTTAGGGCTATTTGCTCCTCAACCAATGAGCATGGTGAGGATTCCTGTTCTCATGAAGCCATCGGCTCCTCAATGAACCCTATTGCTGCGATTAGATTGTCATCTTCTAGCATTTCTTCTCAAGTGTGCTCCCTTAATGATCTCAGTTGTCAAAGCAAGTCAGACAGTTGTGCTTGTTTAGCAATTGACTTGAAAAATTCTCTTGCCGGAGGAAAAATGGTCGCAGTTTCTTTGTCAAAAGACAATAGTTGCACTCCAGGTTCTGACTTCTTGCGAGAGTTTGATTCCTGCAATCAACAGAACGCTGAGTGTTCCACTCTAAAGAAATCAGTAGAATCTACAACTTCTGCGGATCAGGTGCCACAATGTGGTAATCCACTTGATACAGAACCAGCTTTATCTGACAGCACAACAGATTTGCATGGTTCTTTGTGTAGTGAAGCGGAGCCTAATTCAGCAGAAGAACCAAATACTGATGGTGGAGCGGAGTTTGGCTCAGGTAGTCCACCAATTGGCAATGAACTTCAGCAATTAATTGAGTGTGACCATGACCATGATTATAGGAGTACAGAATCTTCCCCTATACAAGTAGCAGCGCATGTGCCTTGTGCTGATTTTAGTGATTCGAAAGAAGTCTGCAAGACAGAAACTCATGGTTCATTGGCAATGGAAAGACGGCCTGCTTTGTTGGACGAACCCAATACTGAAGATGATATGGAGCTTGACTCGGATAGTCCACTGGTTGGCAAGGAAGAGCTGTTAGTAGAGTGTGAGAGTGACCATGATAATAGAAGTACAGAATGTTCCCCTATGGAACCAGCAGTACCTGCGCCTTGTATTGATTTTAGTGATTTAGAAGAAGTCACACTTGACTGTAAGACAGAAACACATGATTCTTTGGCAGTGGAAAGACGGTCTGCTTTATTGGAAGAACCAAATGCTGAGGATGATATGGATCTTGACACAAACGACTTGTCAGCTTTAGAGGATGCATCACGTATAGG AAAGAACAAGGCAGTGCACAAGCCAGGCACAAATACCATCCTTAAAGATCATCTAAAACAACTGGTACCATTTTCGGAAGAATGGCTTGCTGCCATGGAGGCTTGTGGGGAG GAAGTTCTGGAACAGAAGAGTGGAGCTGTGCAAAATTCTCCTACGGACAAAACTACCCCAGAACCAAGTCCGTGGTCACCG GTTAAACGCAAAGCTCAAGATGTTGGTCCATTTGACTGTACCAAGTACTCCAAAAACGTTCGAACATCTGACACTCCTTAA
- the LOC123395927 gene encoding pentatricopeptide repeat-containing protein At3g09650, chloroplastic, giving the protein MLHGHGKPRLQAQPGPPAAPFPAPPPFSPPTTASSTSRGNHHTLHSSISPAPPLSTTHEDDDALLALLRAGETDAAYRLFAASPSLPESPTAASRLLAQLSYRSTSSHSFSRAAGLLHRLRAQGGLNLLDANSLSLAASAAARSGSAHLAYSLLLSMLRRGLLPDRRAYTAAISRLRPAHALRLFDAVLHHLRRAPDSASPSFALPDTAAFNAVLSACADAGDCRRFRQLFDEMRSWPSAAPDALTYNVAIKMCARAGRRDLVARVLERILSSGIAPCATTFHSLVAAYVGFGDIPTAERIVQAMREGRSDVCLLLRHVAVEGNDEKGIAVIVVDEHSDVLEDIVGPKPEEGSEVPLLSRTYPPNSRVYTTLMKGYMNAGRVDDVVAMARAMRREGETMPASRPDHVTYTTVVSTLAAAGDMERAHAVLDEMARAGVPASRVTYNVLIKGYCQQLQMSRARELLEEMTTDAGIEADVVTYNTLIDGCVLMDDSAGALALFNEMRARGVAPSTVSYTTLMKAFAASGQPKVAHNVFEEMEKDPRVTVDRPAWNMLVEGYCQQGMLETAKQTVERMKESGVQPDVATYGSLAKGIAVARKPGEALLLWNEVKERCEAGSGNGKPGLRPDEELLDALADVCVRGAFFKKALEIVACMEENGIAPNKTKYKKIYIEMHSRMFTSKHASQARQDRRRERKRAAEAFKFWLGLPNSYYGSEWRVGPLVGGDGGDDDQLE; this is encoded by the coding sequence ATGCTGCACGGGCACGGCAAGCCCCGCCTCCAAGCCCAGCCCGGCCCTCCGGCTGCCCCCTTCCCCGCCCCGCCGCCATTCTCgccgcccaccaccgcctcctccactTCGCGGGGCAACCACCACACCCTCCACTCGTCCATTTCTCCCGCCCCACCACTCTCCACTacacacgaagacgatgacgcccTCCTTGCTCTCCTCCGCGCCGGAGAAACGGACGCCGCCTACCGCCTcttcgccgcctccccctccctcccggaGTCCCCCACCGCGGCCTCCCGCCTGCTCGCCCAGCTCTCCTAcaggtccacgtcctcccacagcttCTCCCGCGCCGCGGGCCTGCTGCACCGCCTCCGCGCCCAGGGCGGCCTCAACCTCCTCGACGccaactctctctccctcgccgccTCCGCCGCGGCCCGTTCCGGCAGCGCCCACCTCGCCtactccctcctcctctccatgCTCCGCCGTGGCCTCCTCCCCGACCGCCGCGCCTACACCGCCGCCATCTCCCGTCTCCGCCCCGCCCACGCGCTCCGCCTCTTCGACGCCGTCCTCCACCACCTCCGTCGCGCTCCGGACTCCGCCTCGCCGTCCTTCGCGCTCCCCGACACGGCCGCGTTCAACGCCGTGCTCAGCGCCTGCGCCGACGCCGGTGATTGCCGCCGCTTCCGCCAGCTGTTCGACGAGATGCGCAGCTGGCCCAGCGCCGCCCCTGACGCCCTCACCTACAACGTCGCCATCAAGATGTGCGCGCGCGCCGGGCGCCGGGACCTCGTCGCGCGCGTGCTCGAGCGGATACTCTCCTCCGGCATCGCCCCCTGCGCCACCACCTTCCACTCCCTCGTCGCCGCCTACGTCGGCTTCGGCGACATCCCCACGGCGGAGAGGATCGTGCAGGCCATGCGGGAAGGCCGCAGCGACGTCTGCCTCCTGCTCAGGCATGTCGCAGTAGAAGGAAACGACGAGAAGGGCATTGCTGTCATCGTCGTCGACGAGCACAGCGACGTGCTCGAGGACATTGTCGGGCCAAAGCCGGAGGAAGGCAGCGAGGTGCCGTTGCTGTCGAGGACGTACCCGCCCAACTCGAGGGTGTACACCACGCTGATGAAGGGGTACATGAACGCCGGGCGCGTGGACGACGTGGTGGCCATGGCGCGCGCCATGCGGCGAGAGGGGGAGACGATGCCGGCGAGCCGGCCAGACCACGTCACGTACACGACGGTGGTGTCGACCCTCGCGGCGGCCGGCGACATGGAGCGCGCGCACGCCGTGCTTGACGAGATGGCGAGAGCGGGGGTCCCGGCGAGCCGGGTGACGTACAACGTGCTCATCAAGGGGTATTGCCAGCAGCTGCAGATGAGCAGGGCGAGGGAGCTCCTGGAGGAGATGACGACGGACGCCGGCATCGAGGCGGACGTGGTGACGTACAACACCCTCATCGACGGGTGCGTCCTGATGGACGACAGCGCCGGCGCGCTGGCCCTGTTCAACGAGATGCGGGCGCGGGGGGTGGCGCCGTCGACGGTCAGCTACACGACGCTGATGAAGGCGTTCGCGGCGTCGGGGCAGCCCAAGGTGGCGCACAATGTGTtcgaggagatggagaaggaccCGAGGGTGACGGTGGACAGGCCGGCGTGGAACATGCTGGTGGAGGGGTACTGCCAGCAGGGGATGCTAGAGACGGCGAAGCAGACGGTGGAGAGGATGAAGGAGAGCGGCGTGCAGCCGGACGTGGCGACCTACGGCAGCCTGGCCAAGGGGATCGCCGTCGCCCGAAAGCCGGGGGAGGCGCTGCTGCTGTGGAACGAGGTGAAGGAGCGGTGCGAGGCCGGCAGCGGCAACGGCAAGCCGGGGCTGAGGCCGGACGAGGAGCTCCTGGACGCGCTGGCGGACGTGTGCGTGCGCGGCGCCTTCTTCAAGAAGGCGCTGGAGATCGTGGCGTGCATGGAGGAGAACGGCATCGCGCCCAACAAGACCAAGTACAAGAAGATATACATCGAGATGCACTCGAGGATGTTCACCAGCAAACACGCGTCGCAGGCCAGGCAGGACCGCCGGAGGGAGCGCAAGCGCGCAGCGGAGGCATTCAAGTTCTGGCTCGGCCTGCCCAACTCCTACTATGGCAGCGAGTGGCGGGTCGGGCCCCTcgtcggcggcgacggcggcgacgacgatcaGCTAGAGTAG